The sequence below is a genomic window from Burkholderia contaminans.
GGGCTGATGGATCGCATTGGCAAGCGGCCGGTCGTGATCGGCATGTATACCGGCATCGCTATTGCGTTGCTGGCGCTCGCCGGCGCGACGGGCAGCGTGTCGATGGCATGGGGCGGCCTGCTGGCGGGCCTGTTTCTCGTTGGCACGCAGTCGGTGCTGTATGCGCTCGCGGGGGCAACGTATCCGACGCTGGTGCGGGGCACGGGCGTCGGCGCAGCGGTCGCCGTCGGCCGCGTGGGTTCGATAGTCGGCCCGCTCATCGCCGGGCAACTGCTGGCGTTGGGCCAGAGCGCGTCGATGCTCGTGATTTCGAGCATTCCGTTCATCGTGATCGCGGCGCTCGGCGCGCTCGCCGTGGTAGCGAAATCTGCACGCGAGTCGGCCAACGGCTCGCACACTTTTGGAACCGAATCGATCTGACTAAGGACATCGACATGACTGACACCGTGATTCATACAGAGGCCGCAACTAGCAAGTTCGTGAACGTGGTGGAAGGCGGCAAGGAACTGCGCGTGCACTACAACGACACCGGCGCAGGCACGGAAACGCTGGTGTTGCTGCACGGTTCTGGGCCGGGCGCGAGCGGCTGGGCCAACTTCTATCGCAATGTGGACGCGTTCGCGAATGCGGGTTATCGCGTGATCCTCGTGGACTGTCCCGGCTGGGGCAAGAGCGATTCGATCGTGTGTACTGGCTCGCGCTCCGACCTGAACGCGCGCGTGCTGAAGGGCGTGCTGGATATGCTCGGTATCGAGCGCGCGCATCTCGTTGGTAACTCGATGGGCGGGCATAGTGCGGTGGCCTTCGCGCTGTCGAATCCGGAGCGCGTCGGCAAGCTCGTGCTGATGGGCGGCGGCACGGGCGGTCCGAGCCAGTTCGTTCCAATGCCGACGGAAGGCATCAAGCTGCTGCAAGGGCTGTATCGCGACCCGACGCTCGAGAACCTGAAGAAGATGTTGAACGTGTTCGTCCACGATGCGAGCACGATGACG
It includes:
- a CDS encoding alpha/beta fold hydrolase, whose protein sequence is MTDTVIHTEAATSKFVNVVEGGKELRVHYNDTGAGTETLVLLHGSGPGASGWANFYRNVDAFANAGYRVILVDCPGWGKSDSIVCTGSRSDLNARVLKGVLDMLGIERAHLVGNSMGGHSAVAFALSNPERVGKLVLMGGGTGGPSQFVPMPTEGIKLLQGLYRDPTLENLKKMLNVFVHDASTMTEELMQTRLDNMLARRDHLENFVKSLAANPKQFPDYGHRLNEIKAPALVIWGRDDRFVPLDVGLRLVWGMPNADLHVFGRCGHWAQWEHAERFNRMVLEFLHPAPTEGQ